A genomic segment from Hyalangium gracile encodes:
- a CDS encoding MotA/TolQ/ExbB proton channel family protein, whose amino-acid sequence MHNQFSLIEIWNATGLFARMIIFTLAAMSVASLVVMAERMVVFRKTRSDSRTFASKMGAILAKGDLGTAANTNLGKDVGHLGRVINAGLTAYRISQNNKEVAVESVARALERQAQREVQSMKRGLGVLATVGSTAPFVGLLGTTMGIITAFQLMAESGSGGLGTISAGIAEALITTAFGLLVAIPAVMAYNFLQGWVDARSVDISESSNEFLDVVARQLTGGASHSQQQSA is encoded by the coding sequence ATGCACAACCAGTTCTCGCTGATTGAAATCTGGAACGCCACGGGTCTGTTCGCCCGCATGATCATCTTCACCCTGGCTGCCATGTCGGTCGCCTCGCTGGTCGTCATGGCGGAGCGCATGGTGGTGTTCCGCAAGACGCGGTCGGACTCGCGCACGTTCGCGTCGAAGATGGGCGCCATCCTCGCCAAGGGTGATCTGGGCACCGCGGCCAACACGAACCTGGGCAAGGACGTGGGCCACCTCGGACGGGTCATCAACGCGGGACTGACGGCGTACCGGATCAGCCAAAACAACAAGGAAGTGGCCGTGGAGTCCGTGGCGCGCGCCCTGGAGCGCCAGGCGCAGCGTGAGGTGCAGAGCATGAAGCGCGGCCTGGGCGTGCTGGCCACGGTGGGCTCGACGGCGCCGTTCGTCGGGCTGCTCGGCACGACGATGGGCATCATCACCGCCTTCCAGCTCATGGCCGAGTCCGGCTCGGGCGGTCTGGGCACCATCTCCGCCGGTATCGCCGAGGCGCTCATCACCACGGCGTTCGGTCTGCTGGTGGCCATCCCCGCGGTGATGGCCTACAACTTCCTGCAGGGCTGGGTGGACGCTCGCTCGGTGGACATCTCCGAGTCGTCCAACGAGTTCCTGGACGTGGTGGCCCGTCAGCTGACGGGTGGCGCGTCCCACTCCCAGCAGCAGTCGGCCTAA
- a CDS encoding radical SAM protein translates to MEGRYSLIEGVRARIAQEEGTLYKEAPYRVALCYPSPYHVGMSSLGYQTIYRELHLHPGASAERVFLPDDVEAYRRTRTQLFTYESEAPVSGFPMLAFSVAYELELTGFFTMLDLAGLPLLREERSERHPLIVAGGPLTFSNPDPLEPFVDVLVQGEAEELIHTLVDAAAAMEREELLAFLARTPGFRVPGRGGARYFVAKAQDARLPARSQIITPNTELRSMFLIEPERGCSRGCHYCVMRRTTNGGMRTVPPERVLSLIPENARRVGLVGAAVTDHPRIVELLRTLVDAGREVGVSSLRADRLTQELVDTLRRGGATNLTVAADGASQRMRDLVDRKHSEEQIVRAANFARTAGMKQLKVYNVVGLPYEEDADIDELIRFTTELSRIIPVALGVAPFAAKRNTPLDGAPFAGIREVEAKLERLRRGLKGRAEVRPTSARWAWVEYMLAQCGPEAGLATMDAWKAGASFAAFKKAFEARGCVPYLARRVEDGRRNPTVWPTVPAVAPALAEAASRASTARPS, encoded by the coding sequence ATGGAGGGCCGTTACTCACTCATCGAAGGTGTACGCGCGCGAATCGCGCAGGAGGAGGGCACGCTCTACAAGGAGGCGCCCTACCGAGTGGCCCTCTGCTACCCGAGCCCCTACCACGTGGGGATGAGCTCGCTCGGCTACCAGACCATCTACCGGGAGCTCCACCTCCACCCGGGCGCCTCCGCCGAGCGCGTCTTCCTTCCCGATGACGTCGAGGCGTACCGCCGTACCCGGACGCAGCTGTTCACCTATGAGTCCGAGGCTCCAGTCTCGGGCTTCCCCATGCTGGCCTTCTCCGTGGCCTATGAGCTGGAGCTGACCGGCTTCTTCACGATGCTGGACCTGGCCGGCCTTCCGCTGCTGAGGGAGGAGCGGAGCGAGCGCCATCCGCTCATCGTGGCCGGTGGGCCGCTGACCTTCTCCAACCCGGATCCGCTGGAGCCCTTCGTGGACGTGCTCGTCCAGGGCGAGGCGGAGGAGCTCATCCACACCCTGGTGGACGCCGCCGCCGCCATGGAGCGGGAGGAACTGCTGGCGTTCCTGGCGCGCACGCCCGGCTTCCGGGTGCCCGGGCGGGGAGGGGCTCGCTACTTCGTGGCCAAGGCGCAGGACGCGCGCCTGCCTGCTCGCTCGCAGATCATCACGCCGAACACGGAGCTGCGCTCCATGTTCCTCATCGAGCCGGAGCGTGGGTGCTCTCGCGGCTGCCACTACTGCGTCATGCGGCGCACCACCAACGGTGGTATGCGGACGGTGCCTCCCGAGCGGGTGCTGTCGCTCATCCCCGAGAATGCCCGGCGCGTGGGGCTGGTGGGGGCCGCGGTGACGGACCACCCGCGCATCGTCGAGCTGCTCCGGACCCTGGTGGATGCCGGCCGGGAGGTAGGGGTGTCCTCGCTGCGCGCGGACCGGCTCACCCAGGAGCTGGTGGACACCCTGCGCCGGGGGGGCGCGACGAACCTCACGGTGGCCGCGGATGGCGCCTCGCAGCGCATGAGGGACCTGGTGGACCGCAAGCACTCGGAGGAGCAGATCGTCCGGGCGGCGAACTTCGCTCGCACGGCGGGGATGAAGCAGCTCAAGGTCTACAACGTCGTCGGCCTGCCGTACGAGGAGGACGCCGACATCGACGAGCTCATCCGCTTCACCACGGAGCTGTCGCGCATCATCCCCGTGGCGCTGGGCGTGGCTCCGTTCGCGGCCAAGCGCAACACGCCACTGGACGGGGCGCCCTTCGCGGGCATCCGCGAGGTGGAGGCGAAGCTGGAGCGGCTGCGGCGCGGGCTCAAGGGGCGCGCCGAGGTGCGGCCCACCTCCGCTCGGTGGGCGTGGGTGGAGTACATGCTCGCCCAGTGTGGCCCGGAGGCCGGCCTGGCCACGATGGATGCGTGGAAGGCGGGCGCCAGCTTCGCGGCCTTCAAGAAGGCCTTCGAGGCTCGGGGCTGCGTGCCCTACCTGGCCCGGCGGGTCGAGGACGGCCGGCGCAACCCCACCGTCTGGCCCACCGTGCCGGCGGTGGCGCCTGCCCTTGCGGAGGCCGCCTCCCGCGCCTCCACGGCCCGCCCCTCGTAA
- a CDS encoding THUMP domain-containing class I SAM-dependent RNA methyltransferase codes for MAERISLFATTARGTEDLLAEELKELGTKRIRQDRGGVRFMATLDEALRVCLWSRIAMRVLYPLGEFEAHGAEGLYEAAASVPWEEHLTPDHTFAVEATLRDSEHSHSGFVALKVKDALVDRMRGTLGARPDVNTRNPDVSVVAHLAREKLSLSLDLCGEPLHRRGYRVRPTPAPLKETLAAALLRAARYTGEEALVDPMCGSGTLLIEGGLIARRRAPGIARSFAVERWPHLGERAKELLADLRADARRHERKVLVPLRGFDKDAEAMEAARRNVSAARLSEEIQIAEGDATRPFPIPEGGGLLITNPPYGERIGTGGQKGMKAFYFKLGENLQELDGWRVYVLAGNPGFESAFHARPSSRRDVWNGPIPCTLLGYRFGAPPLASATKGAGSEASLGAAQQARDVAPVRPEHEGEEEP; via the coding sequence ATGGCTGAACGCATCTCGCTCTTTGCCACCACCGCTCGCGGCACCGAGGACCTCCTGGCCGAGGAGCTCAAGGAGCTCGGCACCAAGCGCATCCGCCAGGACCGGGGCGGCGTGCGCTTCATGGCCACGCTCGATGAGGCCCTCCGGGTGTGCCTGTGGTCTCGCATCGCCATGCGCGTGCTCTACCCGCTCGGCGAGTTCGAGGCCCATGGCGCCGAGGGCCTCTACGAGGCCGCCGCCAGCGTGCCGTGGGAGGAGCACCTCACGCCGGACCACACCTTCGCGGTGGAGGCGACGCTGCGCGACAGCGAGCACAGCCACTCGGGCTTCGTGGCCCTCAAGGTGAAGGACGCCCTCGTGGACCGGATGCGCGGCACCCTGGGCGCCCGTCCGGACGTGAACACGCGCAACCCGGACGTGAGCGTGGTGGCCCACCTGGCGCGCGAGAAGCTCTCACTCTCGCTGGACCTGTGCGGCGAGCCCCTGCACCGCCGTGGCTACCGCGTGCGCCCGACTCCCGCGCCCCTGAAGGAGACACTGGCCGCCGCCCTGCTCCGTGCCGCTCGCTACACGGGCGAGGAGGCGCTCGTGGACCCGATGTGCGGCTCCGGCACGCTGCTCATCGAGGGAGGCCTCATCGCCCGCCGCCGGGCTCCGGGCATCGCCCGCTCCTTCGCGGTGGAGCGCTGGCCGCACCTGGGCGAGCGCGCCAAGGAGCTGCTCGCGGACCTGCGCGCGGATGCCCGCCGGCATGAGCGCAAGGTGCTCGTGCCGCTGCGCGGCTTCGACAAGGACGCGGAGGCGATGGAGGCCGCTCGCCGGAACGTGAGCGCGGCCAGGCTCTCGGAGGAGATCCAGATCGCCGAGGGCGATGCCACCAGGCCCTTCCCCATCCCCGAGGGCGGAGGACTGCTCATCACCAACCCTCCCTATGGCGAGCGCATCGGCACGGGCGGCCAGAAGGGGATGAAGGCCTTCTACTTCAAGCTTGGGGAGAATCTGCAGGAGCTGGACGGGTGGCGTGTCTACGTGCTCGCCGGCAACCCGGGCTTCGAGAGCGCCTTCCACGCCCGTCCCTCCAGCCGCCGCGACGTGTGGAACGGCCCCATCCCCTGCACCCTGCTGGGCTACCGCTTCGGTGCGCCTCCGTTGGCCTCGGCCACGAAGGGGGCGGGCTCAGAGGCGTCGCTCGGTGCGGCGCAGCAGGCGCGAGATGTTGCTCCGGTGCGTCCAGAGCATGAAGGCGAAGAGGAGCCCTGA
- a CDS encoding energy transducer TonB, producing the protein MFDSVLDRGAVPKARFGTGAVISVLLHVGLLGLALYISMRPPPMEEKEVEVTFKAAMAPPPPPPPPPPPPAKPKTEAKKPKKPDAMIPPKEIPQTKPPEKEPEPEPEPSESDVESDEGGVEGGVVGGVVGGVLGGVLGGQVGSTGTDVLPFGAGMTRPEKLSGPIPQYTREALEAHVQGLMIVKCVITIEGKVEKCRIIKPLPHMEQAVLDALYAARYKPVTFQGRAVQVDYTFNIKLSLPR; encoded by the coding sequence ATGTTTGACTCTGTCCTTGACCGCGGAGCGGTTCCCAAGGCCCGGTTTGGTACCGGGGCAGTGATCTCCGTGCTCCTGCACGTCGGGCTCCTGGGGCTGGCGCTGTACATCTCCATGCGCCCTCCTCCCATGGAGGAGAAGGAAGTGGAGGTCACCTTCAAGGCGGCCATGGCTCCTCCGCCGCCCCCGCCTCCTCCGCCTCCTCCGCCGGCCAAGCCGAAGACCGAGGCCAAGAAGCCCAAGAAGCCGGATGCGATGATCCCGCCCAAGGAGATCCCGCAGACCAAGCCCCCCGAGAAGGAGCCCGAGCCCGAGCCCGAGCCGTCCGAGTCGGACGTGGAGAGCGACGAGGGTGGCGTCGAGGGCGGCGTGGTCGGTGGCGTGGTGGGCGGAGTGCTCGGCGGCGTGCTTGGTGGTCAGGTGGGCAGCACCGGTACGGACGTGCTCCCGTTCGGCGCGGGAATGACGCGCCCGGAGAAGCTGTCTGGTCCCATTCCTCAGTACACGCGCGAGGCGCTCGAGGCCCACGTCCAGGGTCTGATGATCGTCAAGTGCGTCATCACCATCGAAGGCAAGGTCGAGAAGTGCCGCATCATCAAGCCGCTGCCCCACATGGAACAGGCGGTGCTGGACGCCCTGTACGCGGCACGCTACAAGCCGGTCACCTTCCAAGGCCGGGCGGTCCAGGTCGACTACACCTTCAACATCAAGCTGAGCCTTCCGCGCTAG
- a CDS encoding DUF2378 family protein, which translates to MADELLVFEQTIEALFVRALGGRLTPECRARLRDAGLDVDQKIKPAYSFQSWMTFLRIAAEELYPKTPLPEATFKLGEAYVEGFRQTMLGRAVMSLLRVLGPRRTIARATQNFRAGNNYTETRITELGPSQFDVWMNEVGDFPEFTAGIIHAGVRMSGARELRVEPHGYDGHACTYRITWKEAATGVEAGTDTKAPRRSGTHRAVK; encoded by the coding sequence ATGGCCGACGAGCTCCTGGTGTTCGAGCAGACGATCGAAGCGCTGTTCGTGCGCGCGCTCGGAGGCCGGCTGACGCCCGAGTGCAGAGCGCGCCTGCGCGACGCGGGTCTGGACGTCGACCAGAAGATCAAGCCCGCCTACTCCTTCCAGTCCTGGATGACGTTCCTGCGCATCGCGGCGGAGGAGCTGTACCCGAAGACGCCCCTGCCCGAGGCCACCTTCAAGCTCGGTGAGGCGTACGTGGAAGGCTTCCGGCAGACGATGCTGGGGCGGGCGGTCATGTCGCTGCTGCGCGTGCTGGGCCCTCGGCGGACCATCGCTCGGGCGACGCAGAACTTCCGGGCCGGCAACAACTACACGGAGACGCGCATCACGGAGCTGGGCCCCAGCCAGTTCGACGTGTGGATGAACGAGGTGGGAGACTTCCCCGAGTTCACCGCCGGCATCATCCATGCCGGGGTGCGCATGTCCGGCGCGCGGGAGCTGCGAGTGGAGCCGCACGGCTACGACGGCCACGCCTGCACCTACCGCATCACCTGGAAGGAAGCCGCCACGGGTGTCGAGGCCGGCACGGACACCAAGGCCCCCAGGCGCTCCGGGACACACCGAGCGGTGAAGTAG
- a CDS encoding TonB-dependent receptor: protein MRLTRVLRETGVLLVAGLLFGSAAMAQGSSSVIIGTVVNADPAANKAPIENVVVTATSPNLQGEQTVVTDKSGQYRIPQLPPGDYTLRFESEGYKPFARSAIQLRLNRTIRVNVELLPEAFTEVIEVAGTPPTIDVGSTTTGVNVDQEFIRRIAVNRPGGKGGAARSFESLAELAPGAQNDQYGVSINGATSPENGYVVDGLSTNDPAFGINASPLSIEFVQDVNIVTGGYLPEFGRSTGGVINAVTRSGSNEFHGSVFANLTPGTFEGNRKIVIDEGSVISANNELKNLGDLGATLGGPILQDKLWFFAGFAPSFTRYTHTRQINALQIDPSNGEVIRDAQGRAQVTRIPEADRQYFADSRSFQYMGKLTYLINQDHNVSLSITGTPSSTGGTGKLAIDPRSGGLPGARVARPGAFGTTETLASTTAVGLKYAGAFADKKVLVDVNAGYFHQVASTLAADGSELGDIDGDGLSGLARATYVFTRSITDFEDVPGAGTLCDPISYPSEDEDGNPITATALPCAVNNYSVGGPGLLTDGKLDRYQINAKATYLLNALGTHVLKAGVDTEFLSYAQRKSYSGGVAFQEANILGRIDPRTNTQFVEDTAGWTDFRRYGYQTGPDSAVVQPFQASTSKSTTVGGFLQDSWSIANRLTVNAGVRYDVQAMYGGDGQLALVLGNQLSPRVGAIVDPLANGRMKFFVNYARYYEQVPLNMLDRAFPPERRYTAVRVAPDNEEGTNGCDPSTLEGQRTGCADVAYLAKRSENSSNPSRLFGGGKVESEPVDPNLKPQSSAEYVVGGEYEVLANTRFGANYTHRNMGAVIEDMSRDGGNTYFLGNPNQGFAEDFPKPVRNYDAVTLYLNRTFSDGWLAQANYTWSRLYGNYPGLFRPETNQLDPNILSDFDLIELLPNRSGLLPFDRTHSVKLFGAKEVNITNALSTSIGMSYRGNSGTPINYYGAHPDYGQDEAFVLQRGSGGRTPWVNTIDSNIGVNYRIGKDQVVSFTLDVFNLFNFQTATRVDESYTFESIYPLEGGKPSDLPGQVVLNTGDKEADAANPNYLSEDQINPNFKQPNQYQAPRQFRFGIRYTF from the coding sequence ATGAGGTTAACCCGTGTGCTCCGGGAAACCGGAGTTTTGTTGGTCGCAGGCCTGCTTTTCGGGTCGGCGGCTATGGCTCAAGGCTCTAGCAGCGTCATCATCGGTACGGTCGTCAACGCCGACCCTGCCGCGAACAAGGCGCCGATAGAGAACGTCGTCGTCACCGCGACCTCGCCCAACCTGCAGGGTGAGCAGACGGTGGTGACTGACAAGTCTGGCCAGTACCGTATTCCTCAGCTGCCGCCGGGTGACTACACCCTGCGCTTCGAGTCCGAGGGCTACAAGCCGTTCGCCCGCTCGGCCATCCAGCTGCGCCTCAACCGCACCATCCGCGTCAACGTCGAGCTGCTCCCCGAGGCCTTTACCGAGGTCATCGAGGTGGCCGGCACCCCGCCGACCATCGACGTGGGCTCCACCACCACGGGCGTGAACGTGGATCAGGAGTTCATCCGCCGTATCGCCGTGAACCGCCCCGGCGGCAAGGGCGGCGCGGCCCGCTCCTTCGAGTCCCTGGCCGAGCTGGCGCCTGGCGCCCAGAACGATCAGTACGGCGTGTCCATCAACGGCGCGACCTCTCCTGAGAACGGCTACGTGGTGGACGGCCTGTCCACCAACGACCCGGCCTTCGGCATCAACGCCAGCCCGCTCTCCATCGAGTTCGTGCAGGACGTGAACATCGTGACCGGCGGCTACCTGCCGGAGTTCGGCCGCTCCACCGGCGGCGTGATCAACGCGGTGACCCGCTCGGGCTCCAACGAGTTCCACGGCTCCGTGTTCGCCAACCTCACCCCGGGCACCTTCGAGGGCAACCGGAAGATCGTCATCGACGAGGGCTCGGTCATCTCGGCCAACAACGAGCTGAAGAACCTGGGCGACCTCGGCGCCACCCTGGGTGGTCCCATCCTCCAGGACAAGCTGTGGTTCTTCGCCGGCTTCGCTCCCTCCTTCACCCGCTACACCCACACCCGCCAGATCAACGCGCTGCAGATCGACCCGTCCAACGGCGAGGTGATCCGCGACGCGCAGGGCCGCGCGCAGGTGACCCGCATCCCCGAGGCGGACCGTCAGTACTTCGCTGACTCGCGCAGCTTCCAGTACATGGGCAAGCTGACCTACCTCATCAACCAGGATCACAACGTGTCGCTGTCCATCACCGGCACCCCGTCCAGCACGGGCGGCACCGGCAAGCTGGCCATCGACCCGCGCAGCGGCGGCCTCCCGGGCGCTCGCGTGGCGCGTCCTGGCGCCTTCGGCACCACCGAGACGCTGGCCAGCACCACCGCGGTGGGCCTGAAGTACGCCGGCGCCTTCGCGGACAAGAAGGTCCTCGTGGACGTGAACGCGGGCTACTTCCACCAGGTGGCCTCCACGCTGGCGGCCGACGGCAGCGAGCTGGGCGACATCGACGGCGACGGCCTGTCGGGTCTGGCCCGCGCGACCTACGTCTTCACCCGCTCGATCACGGACTTCGAGGACGTGCCGGGGGCGGGCACGCTGTGCGATCCCATCTCCTATCCCTCCGAGGATGAGGACGGCAACCCGATCACCGCCACGGCGCTGCCCTGCGCGGTGAACAACTACTCGGTCGGCGGCCCTGGCCTGCTGACGGACGGCAAGCTGGACCGCTACCAGATCAACGCCAAGGCGACCTACCTGCTCAACGCCCTGGGCACCCACGTGCTCAAGGCCGGCGTGGACACCGAGTTCCTCTCCTACGCCCAGCGCAAGTCCTACAGCGGCGGCGTGGCGTTCCAGGAGGCCAACATCCTGGGCCGCATCGACCCGCGCACCAACACCCAGTTCGTCGAGGACACGGCGGGCTGGACGGACTTCCGCCGCTACGGCTACCAGACGGGTCCGGACTCCGCGGTGGTGCAGCCCTTCCAGGCTTCCACCTCCAAGAGCACCACGGTGGGCGGCTTCCTCCAGGACAGCTGGTCCATCGCGAACCGCCTGACGGTGAACGCGGGCGTGCGCTACGACGTGCAGGCGATGTACGGCGGTGACGGCCAGCTGGCGCTCGTGCTGGGCAACCAGCTGTCGCCGCGCGTGGGCGCCATCGTGGACCCGCTGGCCAACGGCCGCATGAAGTTCTTCGTCAACTACGCCCGGTACTACGAGCAGGTTCCGCTCAACATGCTGGACCGCGCCTTCCCGCCCGAGCGCCGCTACACCGCGGTGCGCGTGGCCCCGGACAACGAGGAGGGGACCAACGGCTGCGATCCTTCCACGCTCGAGGGTCAGCGCACGGGCTGCGCCGACGTGGCCTACCTGGCCAAGCGCAGCGAGAACAGCTCCAACCCGAGCCGCCTGTTCGGCGGTGGCAAGGTGGAGAGCGAGCCGGTGGACCCGAACCTCAAGCCGCAGTCCTCCGCCGAGTACGTGGTGGGCGGCGAGTACGAGGTGCTGGCCAACACCCGCTTCGGCGCCAACTACACGCACCGCAACATGGGCGCGGTCATCGAGGACATGAGCCGCGACGGTGGCAACACCTACTTCCTGGGCAACCCGAACCAGGGCTTCGCCGAGGACTTCCCGAAGCCGGTGCGTAACTACGACGCCGTCACCCTGTACCTGAACCGCACCTTCTCCGACGGCTGGCTGGCCCAGGCCAACTACACCTGGTCGCGCCTGTACGGTAACTACCCCGGTCTGTTCCGTCCGGAGACCAACCAGCTCGACCCGAACATCCTCTCGGACTTCGACCTGATCGAGCTGCTGCCCAACCGCAGCGGTCTGCTGCCCTTCGACCGCACGCACTCGGTCAAGCTGTTCGGCGCCAAGGAGGTCAACATCACCAACGCGCTGTCGACCAGCATCGGTATGTCCTACCGCGGCAACTCCGGCACGCCGATCAACTACTACGGCGCGCACCCGGACTACGGCCAGGACGAGGCGTTCGTCCTCCAGCGTGGCTCTGGCGGCCGCACGCCGTGGGTCAACACGATCGACTCCAACATCGGCGTGAACTACCGCATCGGCAAGGATCAGGTGGTGTCGTTTACCCTGGACGTGTTCAACCTGTTCAACTTCCAGACGGCGACCCGCGTGGACGAGTCCTACACGTTCGAGTCCATCTACCCGCTCGAGGGTGGCAAGCCGAGCGACCTGCCGGGCCAGGTGGTCCTGAACACGGGTGACAAGGAGGCGGATGCCGCCAATCCGAACTACCTGTCCGAGGATCAGATCAACCCGAACTTCAAGCAGCCGAACCAGTACCAGGCGCCGCGGCAGTTCCGCTTCGGCATCCGGTACACCTTCTAG
- a CDS encoding DUF2752 domain-containing protein: MKFHLPAPNRKPGLVDYLGLTGLVGLLIARYIPVARIIPFWGCMLRETTGWPCLGCGLTRVADRVSHFNIVGAWDANPLGTVAALLFAFLTVVAVLHMVFAMPIPQLELTPREWRWVRIGLTVLVAVNYAYVIVKTRFPELLL, from the coding sequence GTGAAGTTCCACCTTCCCGCACCCAATCGCAAACCTGGCCTCGTGGACTACCTCGGCCTCACGGGGCTCGTCGGGCTGCTCATCGCCCGGTACATCCCCGTGGCGAGGATCATCCCCTTCTGGGGCTGCATGCTGCGAGAGACGACGGGCTGGCCCTGCCTCGGCTGCGGGCTGACCCGGGTGGCCGATCGGGTATCCCACTTCAACATCGTGGGCGCCTGGGACGCCAACCCGCTGGGCACCGTGGCCGCGCTGCTCTTCGCCTTCCTGACGGTGGTGGCGGTGCTGCACATGGTCTTCGCGATGCCCATCCCCCAGCTCGAGCTGACGCCGCGCGAGTGGCGCTGGGTACGCATCGGCCTGACGGTCCTCGTCGCCGTCAACTACGCCTATGTCATCGTGAAGACGCGCTTCCCCGAACTGCTCCTGTGA
- a CDS encoding DUF4920 domain-containing protein: protein MKTIRSALLTLVAVPLVALAGESTPPAKTQPAQAAEKKSEADCHHPPQPQAAAPQGGWTLTRGEALKGAPAVKLADLLAKPQPHAGKTVQLEGQVRKACERKGCWMELATAKDAKGPGVRVTFKDYGFFVPLDSAGSMARVEGVVQVAELSDDRAKHYESEGAIVPRGADGKPREVQLVATGVELRR, encoded by the coding sequence ATGAAGACGATCCGCTCTGCCCTGCTGACCCTGGTCGCCGTTCCCCTGGTGGCGCTCGCTGGCGAGTCCACCCCTCCCGCCAAGACGCAGCCTGCCCAGGCCGCGGAGAAGAAGTCCGAGGCGGACTGCCACCACCCTCCCCAGCCGCAGGCCGCGGCGCCGCAGGGCGGCTGGACGCTGACGCGCGGTGAGGCGCTCAAGGGAGCCCCCGCCGTGAAGCTCGCGGACCTGCTGGCCAAGCCACAGCCGCACGCCGGCAAGACGGTCCAGCTCGAGGGCCAGGTACGCAAGGCCTGCGAGCGCAAGGGCTGCTGGATGGAGCTGGCCACCGCCAAGGACGCCAAGGGCCCTGGCGTGCGCGTGACGTTCAAGGACTACGGCTTCTTCGTGCCGCTGGACTCGGCCGGCTCGATGGCGCGGGTGGAGGGCGTGGTGCAGGTGGCCGAGCTGAGCGATGACCGCGCCAAGCACTACGAGAGCGAGGGCGCCATCGTTCCCCGCGGCGCCGATGGCAAGCCGCGCGAGGTGCAGCTCGTGGCCACCGGCGTGGAGCTGCGCCGCTAG
- a CDS encoding biopolymer transporter ExbD has protein sequence MAGHKKRQWVKPMSAPNSDINVTPLVDVVLVLLIIFMTITPLLEKDIEVRVPETEVQEQNEPPPDDQLVVQLDEQGNLKINAESMPSQEEYVNRLKKMLAAKARDERVVFFVANDKTNYGKLIGALDGAKSAGARVLGMATEDLPQGAVVPGADGSIPAPPPPPAP, from the coding sequence ATGGCCGGACACAAGAAGCGGCAGTGGGTCAAGCCGATGAGCGCGCCCAACTCGGACATCAACGTCACGCCGTTGGTGGACGTGGTGCTCGTGCTGCTCATCATCTTCATGACGATCACCCCGCTGCTCGAGAAGGACATCGAGGTCCGGGTGCCGGAGACCGAGGTCCAGGAGCAGAACGAGCCGCCTCCGGACGATCAGCTCGTGGTGCAGCTGGACGAGCAGGGCAACCTGAAGATCAACGCCGAGTCGATGCCCTCCCAGGAGGAGTACGTCAACCGCCTGAAGAAGATGCTCGCCGCCAAGGCGAGGGACGAGCGGGTCGTCTTCTTCGTGGCGAATGACAAGACGAACTACGGCAAGCTCATTGGCGCGCTGGACGGCGCCAAGTCGGCCGGAGCCCGCGTGCTGGGCATGGCCACCGAGGATCTGCCGCAGGGTGCGGTGGTTCCGGGCGCCGATGGGAGCATCCCCGCTCCTCCTCCGCCTCCGGCCCCGTAG
- a CDS encoding ExbD/TolR family protein, producing the protein MGMSAGPSKGIKNEINVTPLVDVVLVLLIIFMVITPMLQRGKSVTLPKATNIEKDKAEADPLILSVTPDKKMFLENDEYDATGMEKKLREELETNPGKRILLKGDSSLQVSDVRKVMDIARKAKAKSIALGVEELKE; encoded by the coding sequence ATGGGAATGTCAGCAGGCCCCAGTAAGGGGATCAAGAACGAGATCAACGTCACGCCCCTGGTGGACGTGGTGCTGGTGCTCCTCATCATCTTCATGGTGATCACGCCCATGCTCCAGCGTGGCAAGTCGGTCACGCTGCCCAAGGCGACGAACATCGAGAAGGACAAGGCGGAAGCCGATCCGCTGATCCTCTCGGTGACTCCGGACAAGAAGATGTTCCTGGAGAACGACGAGTACGACGCCACCGGCATGGAGAAGAAGCTCCGTGAGGAGCTCGAGACCAACCCGGGCAAGCGCATCCTGCTCAAGGGCGACAGCTCTCTGCAGGTCAGCGACGTGCGCAAGGTGATGGACATTGCCCGCAAGGCGAAGGCCAAGAGCATCGCGCTGGGCGTCGAGGAGCTGAAGGAATAG
- the plsY gene encoding glycerol-3-phosphate 1-O-acyltransferase PlsY, which produces MVAALVLLGYLAGSIPFGVLVTRWARGVDVRAEGSGNIGATNVARVAGKKLGVLVLVLDALKGALPVVLALRMIPDSPRVHVAVGLAAFLGHCFPVWLKFRGGKGVATALGVLLVLVPQAALAGAAVYGVVLVATRVSSLGSLMAGVVAVGTAAFTARALEYAVLSGLLFAFMLWTHRSNISRLLRRTERRL; this is translated from the coding sequence GTGGTCGCGGCCCTCGTCCTGCTTGGCTACCTGGCGGGCTCCATCCCCTTCGGGGTGCTGGTGACGCGCTGGGCGCGCGGGGTGGACGTCAGGGCCGAGGGCAGCGGCAACATCGGCGCCACCAACGTGGCACGGGTGGCGGGCAAGAAGCTCGGAGTGCTGGTGCTGGTGCTGGACGCGCTCAAGGGCGCCCTGCCCGTGGTGCTGGCGCTGCGGATGATTCCGGACAGTCCTCGGGTGCACGTGGCCGTGGGGCTGGCCGCGTTCCTGGGGCACTGCTTCCCGGTGTGGCTGAAGTTCCGTGGGGGCAAGGGCGTGGCCACCGCGCTCGGGGTGCTCCTCGTCCTGGTGCCGCAGGCCGCGCTCGCCGGCGCTGCCGTCTATGGCGTCGTGCTGGTGGCGACGCGTGTGAGCTCGCTCGGCTCGTTGATGGCGGGCGTGGTGGCGGTGGGCACCGCGGCCTTCACCGCCCGAGCGCTGGAGTACGCCGTCCTCTCAGGGCTCCTCTTCGCCTTCATGCTCTGGACGCACCGGAGCAACATCTCGCGCCTGCTGCGCCGCACCGAGCGACGCCTCTGA